Below is a genomic region from Caulobacter rhizosphaerae.
TTCTGGTCGGGGAAGCGGCGGATGCTTTCGACCAGGTACTGGTAGGCGTCGCGGTCCTTGGCCAGCCATTCGCCGAACTGCGGGATCAGCTTGAAGGAATAGGCGTCGTAGGCTTTCGCCAGGGCCTCGGTCACCGGCTTGGAGAACTCCAGGCACAGGAACCGGCCGCCGGGCTTGAGGACGCGGCGCGCCTCGCGCAGGGCCGCGTCGATGTCGGTGACGTTGCGGATGCCGAACGAGATCACATAGGCGTCGGCATAGGCGTCGGGCAGCGGCAGCCGTTGGGCGTCGCCCACGGTCCAGGTGATCTCGGGCGCGCCGCCCTTCTCGATGCCGGCGGCGATCATCTCGGCATTGTAGTCGATGATGTTGATCAGGGCGTCGGGACCGCCGCGCCGCTCTTGCGCCGCCCGGGTCATCTTGGCGAAGCGCCGAGCCATGTCGCCAGTGCCGCCGGCGCAGTCGATGATGATCTCGCCCGGCTGCGGGTTCAGGCGCGCGGCGACCGCGTCCTTCCACAGCCGGTGCACCCCGCCGCTCATCACGTCGTTCATCAGGTCGTAGTTCTTGGCGACCCGGTCGAACACGCCGCGCACCAGGCCGGCCTTGGCCGAGGGATCGACGTCCTTGAATCCGAAGGTGGCGGAGGCCTTGGTCATGTCATTGCTCGAATTTGGCGCTCGAAATAGCCGTGGGACGGTTCTGGGCGCGCGGCCCCGTCGTTCGGCTCTTATAACCGTCAGCGTCCGTCCGTCACCGGTTTTGCGCGGGGCCCTCCGGCTGGGCCTAGGAACCGCGCCGCGAATGACCGATATCTGGCGGCCCTTTCCCGTCCGAGGTCCGCCTTGCCCGAATTGCCCGAAGTCGAGACCGTGCGCCGCGGCCTGGAGCCCGTCCTGGCCGGCGCCCGCCTGGCCCGCGTCCGCGCCAACCGTCCCGACCTGCGCTTTCCCCTGCCCGACGGCTTCGTCCAGCGGCTGACCGGCGCGAAGATCCTGCGGCTGGACCGCCGGGCCAAGTACCTGCTGGCCCCGCTCGACCGGGGCGACACCCTGGTGATGCACCTGGGCATGACTGGGCGTTTCGAGATCGCGGTTCCGGAGGGCTCGACCCGCCCTGGCGACTTCGCCCGCGCCGTCACGCCCGACGACAAGCACGCCCACGTGGTGTTCGAGACGGAAGACGGGGCGGTGGTCACCTATTACGACCCGCGCCGGTTCGGTTTCA
It encodes:
- a CDS encoding class I SAM-dependent methyltransferase is translated as MTKASATFGFKDVDPSAKAGLVRGVFDRVAKNYDLMNDVMSGGVHRLWKDAVAARLNPQPGEIIIDCAGGTGDMARRFAKMTRAAQERRGGPDALINIIDYNAEMIAAGIEKGGAPEITWTVGDAQRLPLPDAYADAYVISFGIRNVTDIDAALREARRVLKPGGRFLCLEFSKPVTEALAKAYDAYSFKLIPQFGEWLAKDRDAYQYLVESIRRFPDQKTFAGMMENAGFKRVTITNFTGGVAAMHQGWAI